The Euryarchaeota archaeon genome includes a region encoding these proteins:
- a CDS encoding HAD family phosphatase — MRPLPVPLEAVVFDLDDTLLRGRTIRFLGREFGFADELERVFQARRADHMQADEATGQIARFLKGRTRHEVEAVVRTVPASNGAREAIAFLRSRGVRSFIATDGYDVTASAWASILGVDGWISLGLTIKDGRATGDFTNPAPPPCDAGCTAFSMCKGNALATLAARHGFTPDKTAFVGDGPQDVCGFRKAGFGVVVGERPGVRERGDAWLPQGDLTGLPAVLGMRDD; from the coding sequence TTGAGGCCGCTTCCGGTGCCTCTCGAGGCGGTCGTCTTCGACCTCGACGACACGCTTCTTCGCGGGCGGACGATACGTTTTCTCGGCCGCGAATTCGGGTTCGCCGACGAACTCGAACGGGTGTTCCAGGCAAGAAGGGCCGACCACATGCAAGCGGACGAGGCCACGGGCCAGATCGCAAGGTTCCTCAAAGGACGGACTAGGCACGAGGTCGAGGCGGTGGTGAGGACCGTCCCAGCCTCCAACGGGGCGCGTGAGGCCATTGCGTTTCTACGGTCCCGCGGCGTCAGGAGCTTCATCGCCACCGATGGGTACGACGTGACCGCGAGCGCGTGGGCGTCGATCCTTGGCGTCGACGGCTGGATCTCGTTGGGGCTGACGATCAAGGACGGGCGGGCCACCGGGGACTTCACGAACCCCGCGCCCCCGCCATGCGACGCGGGATGCACGGCGTTCTCGATGTGCAAGGGGAACGCCCTGGCGACACTTGCCGCCCGCCACGGATTCACCCCCGATAAGACGGCCTTCGTGGGCGACGGACCGCAAGACGTCTGCGGATTCAGGAAGGCCGGTTTCGGCGTGGTCGTGGGGGAGCGCCCTGGGGTGCGAGAGCGCGGCGACGCGTGGCTCCCACAAGGGGACTTGACGGGCCTTCCCGCCGTCCTCGGGATGCGCGACGATTGA
- a CDS encoding EamA family transporter produces MAADQETWNARVAMLVVIGLCWSGAFTAIKVALRYVDPFDLTVLRFLVAAPALLGVLWLRGLPKVERIEYYPFVAVALVTVPVYHFCLNWGETTVTAGVAALIVATGPMWTALFSTLILREALTPIKVGGIFLSLFGVVMIVVGSGAELTITYTLGAFVVLLAPMSWAYATVLSKPLVMRHGAERVTAAATLGGTVVILPILLTGTTGRLGGLQPDGVGAILFLGIFATIVGYLGFNYALRRLTSSETMSFVYLNPVFGLVWSYLLLSEVPTPVTVLGGSVVILGIILAQQRLKVGPSRVLPAER; encoded by the coding sequence ATGGCCGCCGACCAGGAGACTTGGAACGCCCGTGTCGCGATGCTCGTCGTCATCGGCCTCTGTTGGAGCGGCGCTTTCACCGCCATCAAGGTGGCTCTTCGCTACGTGGATCCTTTCGACCTCACCGTGCTTCGGTTCTTGGTCGCCGCGCCGGCTCTTCTTGGCGTGCTTTGGTTACGCGGGCTTCCGAAAGTCGAGCGCATCGAATACTACCCGTTCGTCGCCGTGGCGCTCGTCACCGTGCCTGTCTACCATTTCTGCCTCAACTGGGGAGAGACGACGGTCACGGCAGGCGTTGCCGCCCTCATCGTCGCGACGGGTCCCATGTGGACCGCGCTGTTTTCGACCCTGATCCTTCGGGAGGCTTTGACGCCTATCAAAGTCGGTGGCATATTCCTGTCCCTCTTCGGCGTCGTGATGATCGTCGTGGGAAGCGGGGCTGAACTGACAATCACCTACACGCTGGGGGCGTTCGTGGTCTTACTCGCCCCGATGTCGTGGGCATACGCGACGGTCTTGTCGAAACCGCTCGTGATGCGGCACGGCGCGGAACGCGTCACGGCCGCCGCTACATTGGGCGGGACCGTGGTCATCCTTCCCATCCTCCTGACGGGGACGACCGGACGCCTAGGCGGCTTGCAACCTGACGGGGTGGGTGCGATACTGTTTCTCGGGATATTCGCGACCATCGTCGGTTACCTTGGCTTCAACTACGCGTTGAGGCGCCTCACGTCCAGTGAGACGATGAGCTTCGTCTACCTCAACCCGGTGTTCGGGCTCGTGTGGAGCTACCTGCTTCTTTCCGAGGTCCCGACGCCGGTGACCGTGTTGGGCGGGAGCGTCGTCATCTTGGGCATAATCCTCGCGCAACAACGGCTTAAGGTCGGCCCGTCCCGGGTCCTCCCCGCTGAAAGGTGA
- a CDS encoding phosphoribosylamine--glycine ligase, which yields MATPLAVYGPVAPTLQTQKPLKFLFIGDWGLSLDVAWQCIREGHQAKMYIHDADCKDIGDNIVEKSANWEEDVAWADVIVFEDTGYGKHQDRLRKEGKPIVGGSELGDRLEDDRDFGQQTLKDLEVPTLDFRDFTDFDEARKWVTDTPGRYVLKPNGPAADFKGLAFVSKRRDSSDLVEMMDNLQAKWPKNLKPTFQLQKFAAGIEMAVGAFFNGTDWVLPLAVNFEHKKFLTGGLGPNTGEMGTSIMWEQDLGNRLFQATLAKVKPLLAADNYHGFVDINCIVNEQGAWPLEFTCRLGYPITQITIDAFRSPVGTFLEGLARGDVTGFRVGGRFSVGVVVTVPPFPFVSKPEFDRYSRDLPVFGVTKDRIDHVRLAEVKWDVKNDRFLTANESGYTLVVTGTGDSVEEAKRRAYAVLGERSAGGIYLPNMMYRTDIGDRWVNDEPKLQEWGYLVPSK from the coding sequence GTGGCGACGCCGCTCGCAGTCTACGGTCCCGTGGCGCCCACGTTGCAGACGCAAAAACCGTTGAAGTTCCTCTTCATCGGCGATTGGGGGCTTTCGCTCGACGTGGCGTGGCAGTGCATCCGTGAAGGGCACCAGGCCAAGATGTACATCCACGACGCGGACTGCAAGGACATCGGCGACAACATCGTCGAAAAGAGCGCGAACTGGGAGGAGGACGTCGCGTGGGCGGACGTCATCGTCTTCGAGGACACGGGCTACGGAAAACACCAGGATCGGTTGAGAAAGGAAGGCAAACCCATCGTCGGCGGCTCGGAACTCGGGGACCGCCTGGAGGACGACCGTGACTTCGGCCAACAGACACTGAAGGACCTCGAAGTACCGACGCTCGACTTCCGCGACTTCACGGATTTCGACGAGGCGCGAAAATGGGTCACCGATACACCGGGACGCTACGTCCTCAAACCGAACGGGCCGGCCGCGGACTTCAAGGGCCTCGCATTCGTTTCGAAGCGTCGGGATTCGAGCGACCTCGTGGAGATGATGGACAACCTCCAGGCCAAGTGGCCGAAGAACCTGAAGCCAACTTTCCAACTCCAGAAATTCGCGGCGGGCATCGAGATGGCCGTCGGCGCGTTCTTCAACGGCACCGATTGGGTGCTTCCCTTGGCCGTGAACTTCGAGCATAAGAAGTTCCTCACGGGCGGCCTGGGACCGAACACGGGCGAGATGGGAACGAGCATCATGTGGGAACAGGACCTTGGGAACCGCCTCTTCCAGGCGACACTCGCCAAGGTGAAGCCGCTTCTTGCGGCGGATAATTACCACGGCTTCGTCGACATCAATTGCATCGTGAACGAGCAAGGCGCATGGCCGCTCGAATTCACGTGCCGGCTCGGCTATCCCATCACCCAGATAACCATCGACGCGTTCAGAAGCCCAGTCGGGACGTTTCTCGAGGGGCTGGCCCGAGGCGACGTGACGGGTTTTCGCGTCGGGGGACGGTTCAGCGTCGGGGTCGTCGTCACCGTCCCGCCGTTCCCTTTCGTGAGCAAGCCCGAGTTCGACCGGTACTCGCGCGATCTGCCCGTTTTCGGCGTGACGAAGGACCGGATCGACCACGTGCGCCTCGCGGAAGTGAAGTGGGACGTGAAGAACGACCGCTTCCTCACCGCCAACGAATCCGGATACACGCTCGTCGTCACGGGGACCGGGGACTCCGTGGAGGAGGCGAAGAGGCGCGCGTACGCGGTCCTCGGCGAGCGTTCGGCCGGAGGCATCTACCTTCCGAACATGATGTACCGGACCGACATCGGGGACCGTTGGGTGAACGACGAGCCGAAGCTGCAAGAATGGGGCTATCTGGTCCCCTCAAAGTGA
- a CDS encoding SDR family oxidoreductase gives MDLQLDGKVAAVMAGSDGMGRACAITFAREGARVAFCARGKDKLALTAKEVSKERGGAPYAVQADVSMVGEPERFVNETAVHFGGLDILVTNKGGPPPARFETLSDDDWSKHVDLLLMSTVRAIRAAVPAMRKRGGGSIVLLESTSVRAPIENLVLSNSLRAATVNVMRTLASELAPDNIRLNAVLPGYVSTDRSLELAEERSKRLGITVEAAVAERTRQIPLGRSGTPEEIAHAIVFLASPRASYVTGTTLLVDGGYSRAL, from the coding sequence ATGGATCTTCAGCTCGACGGCAAGGTGGCGGCCGTCATGGCCGGGTCGGATGGCATGGGCCGGGCCTGCGCCATCACGTTTGCGCGAGAAGGCGCCCGTGTCGCCTTTTGCGCGCGGGGGAAGGACAAGTTGGCGCTCACGGCAAAGGAGGTCTCGAAGGAACGCGGCGGGGCCCCCTACGCGGTGCAGGCCGACGTCTCGATGGTCGGAGAGCCGGAAAGGTTCGTCAATGAGACCGCCGTCCACTTCGGAGGCCTCGACATCCTTGTCACCAACAAGGGAGGCCCGCCACCAGCTCGATTCGAGACCCTTTCTGACGATGATTGGTCAAAGCACGTGGACCTGCTCCTCATGAGCACCGTCAGGGCGATCCGGGCCGCGGTCCCGGCCATGCGAAAACGCGGCGGCGGATCGATAGTGCTTCTTGAAAGCACGAGCGTCCGGGCGCCCATCGAGAACCTGGTCCTCTCGAATTCCCTTCGCGCGGCGACCGTGAACGTCATGCGGACCCTCGCTTCCGAGCTCGCGCCAGACAACATCCGGTTGAACGCCGTCCTCCCGGGGTATGTCTCCACCGACCGCTCGCTCGAACTGGCCGAAGAGAGATCGAAGCGCCTCGGGATCACGGTCGAGGCGGCGGTCGCCGAGAGGACGCGCCAGATCCCATTGGGCCGCAGCGGCACGCCGGAGGAGATCGCTCATGCGATAGTTTTCCTCGCTTCCCCCCGGGCAAGTTACGTGACGGGGACCACGCTCTTGGTCGACGGCGGTTATTCCCGAGCTCTCTAG
- a CDS encoding DUF1684 domain-containing protein — MKNEPDAPQDVSTTPLDADEAWLSSLDSERRWRERGYLGNETPLSKEALGRFTGLLWFPPNPLLRFQGVRLARRGSPPHAELSATGDDKVDFLAIGSLGFSVAGRAYSLEAFEPAPGEVDETYILVPFRDATSGTETYGGGRYLDLDPRADDLYELDFNRAYHPYCVHDEAWSCTVPPPQNRLPFRVDAGERL; from the coding sequence GTGAAGAACGAACCCGACGCCCCCCAAGATGTTTCCACGACCCCGCTAGATGCGGATGAGGCGTGGCTTTCTTCCCTCGATTCCGAACGACGCTGGCGCGAACGCGGCTACCTCGGGAATGAGACGCCTCTCTCTAAGGAGGCGCTAGGGCGATTCACCGGGTTGCTGTGGTTTCCGCCGAATCCCTTGCTGCGCTTTCAAGGCGTGAGACTGGCCCGGCGCGGCTCGCCGCCTCACGCGGAGCTTTCTGCCACCGGGGACGATAAAGTGGACTTCCTTGCTATCGGGTCGCTGGGGTTCTCCGTCGCGGGGCGGGCGTATTCGCTCGAGGCCTTCGAACCAGCCCCCGGCGAAGTAGATGAGACTTACATCCTCGTGCCTTTCAGGGATGCAACTAGCGGGACGGAGACCTATGGGGGCGGGCGATACCTCGACCTCGATCCCCGCGCTGATGACCTGTACGAACTCGACTTCAACCGCGCGTACCACCCGTACTGCGTGCACGACGAAGCGTGGTCTTGCACGGTGCCGCCGCCGCAGAACCGCCTGCCTTTCCGCGTCGACGCCGGCGAGAGGCTTTGA
- a CDS encoding gamma carbonic anhydrase family protein encodes MAIYEFEGKRPQVGKGSFVPESADLIGDVVIGERCFVGVGARLRADYGRIRIGDATSVQENVVIHARDGGETVVGSRVQLGHGSILHNAMVKDNAVIGVGAIITDFAVVGNWAIVGEGAVVRGEVPDGKVAVGVPAKVLTDVTDEMKKTWDFYKEKYAELASKRYPAGLKRIG; translated from the coding sequence ATGGCGATCTACGAGTTCGAGGGTAAGCGGCCGCAGGTAGGTAAGGGAAGTTTTGTTCCTGAAAGCGCCGACCTCATCGGGGACGTCGTTATCGGCGAGCGTTGTTTCGTGGGCGTAGGTGCGCGGTTACGTGCCGATTACGGGAGGATCCGGATCGGCGATGCGACGAGTGTGCAGGAGAACGTCGTCATCCACGCTCGCGACGGGGGCGAAACCGTCGTTGGCAGTCGTGTCCAGCTCGGTCATGGCTCGATTCTCCACAACGCGATGGTCAAGGACAACGCGGTCATCGGCGTGGGTGCCATCATCACGGACTTCGCGGTGGTCGGGAATTGGGCGATCGTGGGCGAAGGTGCCGTCGTTCGAGGCGAGGTCCCGGACGGGAAAGTCGCCGTGGGTGTCCCGGCGAAGGTTTTGACCGACGTCACGGACGAGATGAAGAAGACTTGGGATTTCTACAAGGAGAAATATGCGGAACTCGCTTCGAAGAGGTATCCAGCGGGGCTAAAACGCATAGGGTAG
- a CDS encoding carbon-nitrogen hydrolase family protein — protein sequence MQSKHAATPELCLAGAAELALKARRSGAELLLFPEYFFMPVAASTRRPDFESLAQAPDFLRDLSREMGVGIGGNSIRRSGRGFRNVALLFDRGRLVLSQEKLRPMPRERAWGVTGGKSVRVARFRGVDVAFVICADILFPAIAGAAAEAGARILLNPVMSPNRPRDHTRSARESMYVARAYDNAAFVLKAAGFALRERRLVVAGRSLMVGPWGVVSHYESERRAEVLVADLDLARLEEVRASHPAIAAGARL from the coding sequence GTGCAGTCCAAGCACGCCGCGACACCCGAGCTCTGTCTTGCAGGGGCCGCGGAGCTCGCACTCAAGGCCCGGCGGTCGGGGGCCGAACTCCTTCTCTTCCCCGAATACTTCTTCATGCCGGTGGCGGCGTCGACTCGAAGGCCGGACTTCGAAAGTCTCGCGCAGGCCCCCGATTTTCTTCGCGATCTATCGAGGGAAATGGGCGTTGGGATAGGAGGGAACTCGATCCGACGCAGCGGGCGTGGGTTTCGAAACGTAGCCCTTCTTTTCGACCGAGGCCGCCTCGTCCTGTCCCAGGAAAAACTCCGGCCTATGCCACGGGAGCGCGCGTGGGGTGTGACCGGCGGAAAAAGTGTGCGCGTGGCACGGTTTCGCGGCGTAGACGTGGCCTTCGTCATCTGCGCTGACATCCTGTTCCCCGCGATCGCCGGCGCGGCCGCCGAGGCGGGCGCTCGCATCCTTCTCAACCCAGTGATGTCCCCTAACCGGCCTCGCGACCATACGCGGAGCGCGAGGGAGTCGATGTACGTCGCGCGGGCCTACGACAATGCGGCGTTCGTCCTCAAAGCGGCAGGTTTCGCGCTCCGGGAGCGTAGACTCGTCGTCGCTGGACGGTCCCTCATGGTCGGCCCGTGGGGCGTCGTCTCGCATTACGAAAGCGAGCGCCGCGCGGAGGTGCTCGTCGCCGACCTCGATCTTGCGAGGCTCGAGGAGGTCCGGGCGTCACATCCGGCGATCGCGGCAGGAGCAAGGCTCTGA
- a CDS encoding nucleotide pyrophosphohydrolase, translating to MTSDEPTFKDTGARIRQFVVERDWAKFHSPRDLAVGISVEAGELLEHFQWTQDAGETAVMDPEVRRAVAEEIADVAMYCFLLCDRLGLSLPRIIDEKLEVNRRKYPVEKARGNATKHDKL from the coding sequence ATGACGAGCGACGAGCCGACTTTCAAGGACACGGGCGCGAGGATCAGGCAGTTCGTGGTCGAAAGAGACTGGGCGAAATTCCACTCGCCCCGGGACCTTGCCGTCGGGATCTCCGTCGAAGCCGGCGAATTGTTGGAACATTTCCAGTGGACGCAAGACGCCGGCGAGACCGCGGTCATGGACCCCGAGGTCCGGCGGGCCGTCGCCGAGGAGATCGCAGACGTCGCGATGTACTGTTTCCTCCTTTGCGACCGGCTGGGGCTGAGCCTGCCGCGCATCATCGACGAGAAACTCGAGGTAAACAGGCGCAAGTACCCCGTGGAGAAGGCCCGGGGAAACGCAACAAAACACGACAAGTTGTAA
- a CDS encoding CDP-2,3-bis-(O-geranylgeranyl)-sn-glycerol synthase has protein sequence MIPAYVANMVPTVAGGGPPLDGGRSWTDGRRLLGDGKTWRGLAIGVLAGTLTGIVMHFLAPAFPGSWGLSNLGSEPVYILVAMLLSTGALFGDSVKSFVKRRLNINRGAMWFGPDQLDFVFGALVFLYVGSEAMLFAGALDFNWVNSNLSLVGVVAVLILTPMFHLATNALGHKLGWKEVPW, from the coding sequence ATGATCCCCGCTTACGTTGCGAACATGGTGCCCACCGTGGCCGGCGGGGGGCCCCCCCTCGACGGCGGTAGGAGCTGGACCGATGGGCGGCGCCTCCTTGGGGATGGAAAGACCTGGCGGGGCCTTGCCATAGGCGTCCTGGCGGGAACACTCACAGGCATCGTGATGCACTTCCTCGCGCCGGCGTTTCCGGGATCTTGGGGGCTTTCCAACCTTGGATCCGAACCCGTCTACATCCTCGTGGCCATGCTTCTTTCGACGGGCGCTTTGTTCGGCGATTCCGTGAAGTCCTTCGTGAAGCGTCGCCTCAACATCAACCGAGGGGCGATGTGGTTCGGACCCGATCAACTCGATTTCGTCTTCGGTGCATTGGTCTTCCTTTACGTTGGAAGCGAGGCGATGCTCTTTGCGGGAGCCCTGGATTTCAATTGGGTGAATAGCAACCTGTCCCTAGTCGGAGTCGTCGCCGTTCTCATACTCACCCCCATGTTCCACCTAGCAACCAATGCTCTGGGGCACAAACTCGGCTGGAAGGAGGTGCCGTGGTGA
- a CDS encoding orotate phosphoribosyltransferase, which produces MADIKSLLVKCGAVKFGKFTLTSGKQSEYYIDVKFATSDPEILHEIGVEIAGEAHGFDYVAGMELGAVPIVTAVSLATGLPSLIIRKKAKEHGTGSRIEGPFSPGKKVLLVEDVTTTGGSTLEAANVLRGAGLEVSRCVVVVDRESGAVANLSKEGVELSALVRVSELLEARK; this is translated from the coding sequence ATGGCGGACATCAAATCGCTTCTTGTCAAATGCGGGGCCGTCAAGTTCGGGAAATTCACGTTGACCTCGGGCAAGCAAAGTGAGTATTACATCGACGTCAAGTTCGCGACAAGCGACCCGGAGATACTCCACGAGATCGGGGTAGAGATCGCTGGCGAGGCGCACGGTTTCGATTACGTCGCGGGGATGGAACTCGGCGCCGTGCCGATAGTAACGGCCGTGTCCCTTGCCACCGGGCTTCCATCGCTCATAATCAGGAAGAAGGCGAAGGAGCACGGCACCGGAAGCCGCATCGAGGGGCCTTTCTCGCCGGGAAAGAAGGTCCTCCTGGTGGAGGACGTGACGACCACTGGCGGGTCGACGCTTGAGGCTGCAAACGTCCTACGGGGCGCTGGCCTCGAGGTCTCAAGATGCGTCGTCGTGGTCGACCGTGAAAGCGGCGCGGTCGCCAACCTCTCCAAGGAGGGAGTCGAATTGTCAGCATTGGTCCGCGTGAGTGAACTTCTGGAGGCGCGCAAATGA
- the purD gene encoding phosphoribosylamine--glycine ligase — protein sequence MKVLLLGAGGREHAMAAALVRSGADLVAIGKNRNPGIVRIAETFHQGEESDAKLVVEVAQRNHVGLAVAGPEAPLASGVTDALEDAGIRVASPSKAAAEIETDKGFCRRLLEKHGVPGAVRFREFVNADGLADFIGALGAVAVKPIGLTGGKGVRVSGDHFQSTDEATAYAKEVLDQRIGGARVVVEEKLEGEEFTLMALTDGKTVAPYPAVQDHKRAYEGDKGPNTGGMGSYSDVNGLLPFMTRTEYEESLETLRLIVAALRDEGRTYKGAIYGQFMLTRDGPKVIEVNARFGDPEAMNVLTVMRGSYLEALEAVAHGSLTTRHVGHAPLATVCKYLVPKGYGEKVTSGTEIRVDEAAVRSTRSHLYYAAVNEAGGKVFTTTSRAVGMVGFGDSIEEADMRCEAGLQCVVGEGLWRRRDIGTTSLVDRRVAHMRELRGVARI from the coding sequence ATGAAGGTCCTGCTTCTAGGTGCGGGTGGTAGGGAACACGCGATGGCCGCAGCCCTTGTGCGCTCAGGCGCCGACCTCGTCGCCATCGGGAAGAACCGGAACCCGGGGATCGTCCGGATAGCCGAAACGTTCCACCAAGGCGAGGAGAGCGACGCGAAACTCGTCGTGGAGGTCGCGCAGCGAAACCACGTGGGTCTTGCCGTCGCCGGTCCCGAGGCCCCTCTTGCGTCGGGTGTCACGGACGCCTTGGAAGATGCCGGCATACGGGTCGCCTCGCCGAGCAAGGCCGCGGCCGAGATCGAGACCGACAAGGGATTCTGTCGTCGTCTCCTTGAAAAACACGGTGTCCCGGGTGCGGTGAGGTTCCGCGAGTTCGTGAATGCGGACGGGCTTGCCGATTTCATTGGCGCCCTCGGCGCGGTCGCCGTGAAGCCCATCGGTCTCACCGGGGGCAAGGGCGTGAGGGTGAGCGGGGACCATTTCCAGTCGACGGACGAGGCGACGGCGTACGCGAAGGAGGTCCTCGACCAGAGGATCGGTGGGGCGCGGGTCGTCGTCGAGGAGAAGCTCGAAGGCGAGGAGTTCACGCTCATGGCGCTCACGGATGGAAAGACCGTCGCGCCGTATCCTGCCGTACAGGACCACAAGCGCGCCTACGAGGGCGACAAGGGGCCTAACACCGGCGGGATGGGATCGTACTCCGACGTGAACGGGCTCCTGCCTTTCATGACGCGCACGGAATACGAGGAGTCGCTCGAGACATTGAGGCTCATCGTGGCGGCGCTACGCGACGAAGGACGCACCTACAAGGGCGCAATATACGGGCAGTTCATGCTGACTCGCGACGGCCCCAAGGTCATCGAAGTGAACGCGCGCTTCGGCGACCCCGAGGCGATGAATGTCCTGACCGTGATGCGAGGAAGCTACCTGGAGGCGCTCGAGGCCGTCGCCCACGGTTCGCTCACGACCAGGCACGTGGGGCATGCGCCCCTTGCCACGGTCTGCAAGTACCTCGTCCCGAAGGGGTACGGGGAGAAGGTCACGTCCGGCACGGAGATACGTGTCGACGAGGCGGCCGTGCGTTCCACCCGGTCACATCTCTACTACGCCGCCGTGAACGAGGCGGGCGGCAAGGTGTTCACGACGACGTCGCGTGCAGTAGGCATGGTCGGCTTCGGGGATTCCATCGAGGAGGCCGACATGCGGTGCGAGGCGGGGCTGCAATGCGTCGTCGGCGAGGGGTTGTGGCGAAGGCGCGACATCGGGACGACGAGCCTCGTCGACAGGCGCGTGGCACACATGAGGGAATTAAGGGGCGTGGCCCGCATTTGA
- a CDS encoding ATP/GTP-binding protein produces MPENVFVYFIGTAGSGKSRLTHAASRYMTEHALDGITVNLDPGAESLPYEPDVDIRDWIRLSDVMDEYGLGPNGAQVVAADLLVAQAGDVLKTIETFKSDYVFVDTPGQTELFVFREAGKFIVENFSPGNSMIAFVIDPFLGKTAGGFVSQLMLAATTQFRFQVPMINILSKLDLLEEGELERLQGWADNPDLLYDAVSDERSTGMYSVLNTDVLRVLQTHGTYSKLTPVSSETFDGLDDLYSQVQSAFDSSDDLVPR; encoded by the coding sequence GTGCCGGAGAACGTCTTCGTCTACTTCATCGGCACGGCCGGCTCCGGCAAATCCCGATTGACGCACGCGGCGAGCCGCTACATGACGGAACACGCGCTCGACGGCATCACGGTCAACCTCGACCCGGGCGCCGAGTCGCTTCCGTACGAGCCCGATGTCGACATCCGGGATTGGATCCGTCTTTCCGACGTGATGGACGAGTATGGCTTGGGTCCGAACGGCGCCCAGGTGGTCGCCGCCGACCTGTTGGTGGCGCAGGCGGGCGACGTGTTGAAGACGATCGAGACTTTCAAGAGCGATTACGTGTTCGTCGACACTCCGGGCCAGACGGAGCTCTTCGTCTTTCGCGAAGCGGGGAAGTTCATCGTCGAGAACTTCTCGCCGGGCAACAGCATGATCGCGTTCGTCATCGATCCGTTCCTTGGAAAGACGGCGGGCGGTTTCGTCTCCCAATTGATGCTTGCGGCCACGACGCAGTTCCGTTTCCAGGTCCCGATGATCAACATCCTCTCGAAGCTCGATCTCTTGGAAGAGGGTGAATTGGAGCGCCTCCAAGGGTGGGCGGACAATCCCGATCTCCTCTACGACGCCGTTTCCGACGAGCGCAGCACCGGGATGTACTCGGTCCTCAACACGGACGTCTTGCGTGTGCTCCAGACCCATGGGACGTATTCGAAGCTCACACCCGTGTCGAGCGAGACCTTCGATGGCCTCGACGACCTCTATTCGCAGGTCCAGTCTGCCTTCGACTCATCGGACGACCTCGTCCCGCGCTGA
- the argF gene encoding ornithine carbamoyltransferase, with amino-acid sequence MRDLISMADAKGSLDDILSAAAAYKADPKAVSDRRPLAGKAVALIFEKTSTRTRVSFERGVSLLGAQPIVLNKADTQFGRGESIADTARVLSRYCDALVYRTFEHSNVEELAAHAGVPVINSLSNREHPCQVLADLLTIKEKKGRLKGLRFAYVGDGNNMCNSYLLGGALAGMHVTVAAPDGYTADPEVAALACELASAAGGSITETHDPKEAVEDVDVVATDTWVSMGDEGEKEERIAAFKGYTVDSDLMGLADKEAIFLHCMPAYYGYEVSEEVAYGPQSVMFDEAENRLWAQMAVMTHLLGVDRQRPLAQPVKKKAPVKA; translated from the coding sequence ATGCGCGACCTTATCTCGATGGCCGACGCGAAGGGCAGCCTTGACGACATCCTTTCGGCCGCCGCCGCCTACAAGGCCGATCCCAAGGCCGTCTCCGACCGGCGCCCGCTTGCGGGAAAGGCCGTCGCACTCATTTTCGAAAAGACCAGCACCAGGACGCGCGTGAGCTTCGAGCGCGGCGTCTCGCTCCTCGGTGCCCAACCGATCGTCCTCAACAAGGCCGACACGCAGTTCGGCCGCGGCGAATCGATAGCTGACACGGCGCGCGTCCTTTCGAGGTACTGCGACGCTTTGGTCTACCGGACGTTCGAACACTCGAACGTGGAAGAACTCGCGGCGCACGCGGGCGTCCCCGTGATCAACAGCCTCTCCAACCGCGAGCACCCCTGCCAGGTGCTGGCCGATCTCCTCACGATCAAGGAGAAGAAGGGGAGACTCAAGGGGTTGAGGTTCGCCTACGTGGGCGACGGCAACAACATGTGCAACTCCTACCTTCTGGGCGGCGCTTTGGCGGGGATGCATGTGACGGTTGCAGCGCCTGACGGTTACACCGCGGACCCGGAGGTGGCGGCCCTTGCCTGTGAGCTAGCATCCGCGGCCGGTGGTTCCATCACGGAGACCCACGACCCGAAGGAGGCCGTCGAGGATGTGGACGTCGTTGCGACGGACACGTGGGTCTCGATGGGCGACGAGGGGGAGAAGGAGGAGCGGATCGCCGCGTTCAAGGGTTACACGGTGGATTCGGATCTCATGGGTCTTGCCGACAAGGAAGCGATCTTCCTTCACTGCATGCCCGCCTACTACGGTTACGAGGTGAGCGAGGAGGTCGCCTATGGCCCGCAGAGCGTCATGTTCGACGAGGCCGAGAACCGATTGTGGGCGCAGATGGCCGTCATGACGCACCTTCTGGGCGTCGATAGGCAAAGGCCATTGGCCCAGCCCGTCAAGAAGAAGGCCCCTGTCAAGGCGTAA